AGCGAATCGAGCGGGAGCCGGTAGCCCATGGCGCTGTCGCCCGGGATGAGATACATGCGCTCGGCGCGCACGAACCAGCGGCCCGTCACCCAGCGAAACCGCCTGTCGGTTTCGTAAACGGCCCGCAGCGGCAAGGCGTAGCCCACCACCGTCTTGAGGCCCTGCTCGAACACGTCGTGCAGCCGCTTGCGTTCCATCGCGTCCTCGAGGCGGGACTCGAAGGGGTCGACGTTGACGGGCAGCCGGCGCTCCCGCCAGAGGTAGTACCAGGCGTCTTCATAGCCCGGGATTGCAAAGCCCTTGGCCACACCCAGCCGCTGTGCCAGCTCGTCGACGAACAGTTTGGCTTGCTCGGCGGTGGCCTTGCCCGGCGCCTGGCTCGACGAAAAGAGCTTGGGATCCGTCCACACGGGCTCGCCGTCTTTGCGGAAGTAGATCGAGTACGCCCAGCGAGGCAGCGGCTCACCCGGGTACCACTTGCCTTGACCATGGTGCAGGAACCCGCCCGGGGCGAACCTATCGAGCAGGCGGTGCGAGAGCTCGTCCGCCATGGCTTCCTTGTGAGGGCCAAGGGCGGCCATGTTCCACTCGGCGCCTTCCATGTCGTCGACCGAGACGAACGTGGGCTCACCACCCATCGTGAGGCGCACGTCACCGGCCTCGAGCACGGCATCCACCGCGTTTCCTGCCGCCACGATGGCGTGCCACTGCTCGTCGCTGTAGGGCTTCGTCGAACGGGGGCGATCCTCGATGCGCTCGACGCGCATCGTGAACTTGAAGTCCTCGTTGAGCTTGTCGTCCTCGTGCTCTCGGTCCCACCCGAAGGAGCCGAAGATGGGCGCCGCCGTGGAAGGCTCGGCCGTGCAGGCCAGGGGGATGTGCCCCTCCGCCGCCAGAAGGCCGTTCGTCGCATCAAACCCGATCCAGCCCGCGCCCGGAAGGAACACCTCCGCCCAGGCGTGCAGATCGGTGCAATCCTCGAGCACCCCCGCCGGCCCCTCCAGGGGCTTTTTGTCGGCCTTGAGTTGGATCGAGTATCCCGAAACGAACCGCGCGCCAAAGCCCACCTGGCGCAGCGCCTGAACCATCAGCCAGGCGAAGTCGCGGCACGACCCATGGCCGCGGGTCAGGGTCTCCTCCGGCGTGAACACACCGGGCTCCATGCGGATGTCGTACTTGAGCGCCGTCTGTACGGCGCGGTTGATGTCCACCAGCACATCGATGCTGCGGCGGCCCGGGCGCGCCAGGTCGGACTTCAGGTGGCCGACGAAGTCGGCGAAGCGGCCGCCCCAAGCCTTCGTCTCACGATAGGGCGCCAGCTCCTGGGCCAACGCAGGTTCGTACGTGAAGGGGTAGTACTCGGCATCTTCGTCGAGAAAGAAGTCGAAGGGGTTGATGGTGGTCATCTCAGCCACCAGGTCCACCTCCACCTTCAAGTCGCGCGCGGCCTTCGGGAACACCAAACGAGCTTGGTAGTTGCCGAAGGGGTCCTGCTGCCAGTTGACGAAGTGATCGCCCGGCGAGACTTTCAGCGAATACGCCTGAATCGGCGTGCGGCAGTGAGGGGCCGGGCGCAGCCTCACCACGTGGGGCCCGAAATACACGGGGCGGTCGTATCGATAGGTGGTTTCGTGGTGCAGGGAGACCCGTATGGACATGCGTTGGCTCGGAGCGCAGCATAGAGCCCTCTGTGTTAATGGTGCGTTTCCAAATGGGCAAATCACCGTAAAAATGCAGCCGCCAGAGGCCCGGGCCCCCCGATGGGCGCCCCCCCGGGCTAGCGCACCACCTCTTTGAGGGTGGACAGCATCTCGTGGGTCAGCACCTGAGCCGGCATGAGCTCCGTGGTCACTTCAATCCGCGTGTCCACGTCGAGCTTCTCGAGGTTCTCCTCGTACTCCCGCAGCCCGTGGTCTTCCCCCTCCTCGAGCATGGCCAAGGTGGCACGGTCCCCGAGCAAAGTGGCACCGCCCTCGAGAAAGCGCGTGAACGCCCCCCACACACCCGACGTGTCAGCCGGCTGGCCTCCGAGCTGCGCCACCATCTCCCGCAGGCGCTCGGCGCGGTCCTGATGCGAAGCACGACAGGACTCGAGCTGTCCCTTGAGTTCGTCGTCTTCCAGGCGGTCCAGCGCCTTGTCATAGGTCTCGACAGCCGCCAGCTCACCTCGCAGCAATTCGTTGAGGGCTTCAATCGTCGGCGCACCACTGTTTCGCATCGTTGCCATGGCTTTCCTTTCCGAACGCTGTACCTTCGCGCGCACTGCCAGCACGACCGGTCGATACCTTCCGCGCCTCGCGCGGTCAGCACCGTCGGAATGTTTCA
Above is a genomic segment from Myxococcales bacterium containing:
- a CDS encoding PA2169 family four-helix-bundle protein; amino-acid sequence: MATMRNSGAPTIEALNELLRGELAAVETYDKALDRLEDDELKGQLESCRASHQDRAERLREMVAQLGGQPADTSGVWGAFTRFLEGGATLLGDRATLAMLEEGEDHGLREYEENLEKLDVDTRIEVTTELMPAQVLTHEMLSTLKEVVR